The Equus przewalskii isolate Varuska chromosome 5, EquPr2, whole genome shotgun sequence genome window below encodes:
- the TMT1A gene encoding thiol S-methyltransferase TMT1A isoform X1 — MALTIFILQLAVYILAFPIYLLNFLGLWNRICKIWFPRFLERFTVTYNEQMASKKRELFSNLQEFVGSSGKLSLVEVGCGTGANFKYYPPGCRVTCIDPNPNFEKFLIKSVAENRHVQFERFVVAAGENMHQVADGSADAVVCTLVLCSVENQEQILQEVRRVLRPGGAFYFMEHVAAERSTWNYFWQQVLHPVWYLVFDGCTLTRETWKALERANFSKVKMQHLQAPLSWELLRPHIYGYAVK, encoded by the exons ATGGCGCTTACCATCTTTATACTCCAGCTGGCAGTTTACATCCTGGCATTTCCCATATACCTGCTGAACTTTCTGGGCTTGTGGAATAGGATATGTAAAATATGGTTCCCCCGCTTCTTGGAGAGGTTCACGGTGACGTACAATGAACAGATGGCCAGCAAGAAGCGGGAGCTCTTCAGCAACCTGCAGGAGTTTGTGGGATCCTCCGGGAAGCTCTCCCTGGTGGAAGTGGGCTGTGGCACCGGGGCCAACTTCAAGTACTACCCGCCTGGGTGCAGGGTGACCTGTATTGACCCCAACCCCAACTTTGAGAAGTTCTTGATCAAGAGCGTTGCCGAGAACCGACATGTGCAGTTCGAGCGCTTTGTGGTGGCTGCCGGGGAGAACATGCACCAGGTGGCCGATGGCTCCGCGGACGCGGTGGTCTGCACCCTGGTCCTGTGCTCTGTGGAGAACCAGGAGCAAATCCTCCAGGAAGTGCGCAGGGTGCTGAGGCCG ggagGGGCTTTTTATTTCATGGAGCATGTAGCAGCTGAGCGTTCAACCTGGAATTACTTCTGGCAACAGGTCTTACATCCTGTCTGGTACCTTGTGTTTGATGGGTGCACCCTAACCAGAGAGACCTGGAAGGCCCTAGAGAGGGCCAACTTCTCTAAGGTGAAGATGCAGCACTTACAGGCCCCGCTGTCCTGGGAGCTGCTGCGCCCTCACATCTATGGATATGCTGTGAAATAG